The following are from one region of the Methanobrevibacter sp. genome:
- a CDS encoding glycine betaine ABC transporter substrate-binding protein: MITDVFNLISSQRDFFINLTIQHLQISLISIVLAIIIGLGLGIAVGEYKRNKWILVVVNLIYTIPSIALFGFLIPVTGIGDVSAIIALTVYALLPMVRNTYTGITTIDKNILEAAEGMGATKFQILYKIKLPLAMPHIISAIRNMVIMTVALTGIAAFIGAGGLGVAIYRGITTNNIVMTVAGSLLIAILAIVLDLILGQIEKIFDYNRKIKVNKKYLLAALIVIILLIGGSLYANSQNDTIHVATKPMTEQYIMGYMLKEVIEANSDLKVDLSTGIGGGTSNIHPGMLKGDFDIYPEYTGTGWMEVLKKDGIYNEEQFNTLQKDYNEQYNITWVNDYGFEDTYGIAVTEEVADKYNLKTYSDLASVSNQLTFGAEYDFFEREDGYDALKNEYGMNFKSTQDMDIGLKYDAIKSGQVDVINIFTTDGRLSDSNVVVLEDDKQFYPSYECYNIVRIDVLNEHPELKNILLSLNNTITSEDMAKMNYEVEVEKKEPQDVAHKFLVRKGII, translated from the coding sequence ATAATAACTGATGTATTTAATTTAATAAGCTCTCAAAGAGACTTTTTTATAAACTTAACAATTCAACATTTACAGATTTCTTTAATTTCCATTGTATTGGCTATTATAATAGGATTGGGGTTAGGGATAGCTGTTGGAGAATATAAAAGGAATAAATGGATTTTAGTAGTTGTTAATTTGATTTATACAATTCCTTCCATCGCATTGTTTGGTTTTCTAATTCCAGTTACAGGTATTGGTGATGTTAGCGCAATCATAGCTTTAACAGTTTATGCTTTGCTCCCGATGGTCAGAAATACATACACCGGAATTACAACAATTGATAAAAATATTTTGGAAGCTGCAGAAGGAATGGGTGCAACTAAATTTCAAATTTTATACAAAATCAAACTTCCTTTAGCAATGCCTCATATAATATCAGCTATTAGAAACATGGTTATAATGACTGTTGCTCTTACAGGTATTGCAGCATTTATTGGTGCTGGAGGACTTGGTGTTGCAATTTACAGAGGAATTACAACTAATAATATAGTTATGACAGTTGCAGGAAGTCTTTTGATAGCTATCCTAGCAATAGTTTTAGATCTTATTTTAGGCCAAATCGAAAAGATATTTGATTATAACAGGAAAATTAAAGTCAATAAAAAGTATTTATTGGCTGCACTTATTGTGATTATTCTTTTAATTGGAGGCAGTCTTTATGCAAACTCTCAAAATGACACGATTCATGTTGCAACAAAGCCAATGACGGAACAGTATATTATGGGTTATATGCTTAAGGAAGTGATTGAGGCAAATTCAGACTTAAAAGTTGATCTTTCTACAGGAATTGGTGGTGGAACAAGCAATATTCATCCGGGAATGCTTAAGGGAGATTTTGATATCTATCCGGAGTATACAGGAACCGGTTGGATGGAAGTTCTTAAAAAGGATGGGATTTATAACGAAGAACAGTTTAATACTCTTCAAAAAGATTATAATGAACAGTACAATATTACATGGGTTAATGATTACGGATTTGAAGACACCTACGGAATAGCTGTTACTGAAGAAGTGGCTGATAAGTATAATCTTAAAACATATTCTGATTTAGCTAGTGTATCTAATCAATTGACTTTTGGAGCAGAGTATGATTTCTTTGAAAGAGAGGATGGTTATGATGCTCTTAAAAATGAGTATGGGATGAATTTTAAGTCAACTCAAGATATGGATATTGGTTTAAAATATGATGCTATTAAATCAGGGCAAGTAGATGTAATCAATATATTCACAACAGATGGTAGATTAAGTGATTCAAATGTGGTTGTTTTAGAAGATGATAAGCAATTCTACCCATCATATGAGTGCTATAATATTGTAAGGATTGATGTGTTAAATGAACATCCGGAACTTAAAAATATTTTATTAAGTCTAAATAATACAATAACATCTGAAGATATGGCAAAAATGAATTATGAAGTAGAAGTAGAGAAAAAAGAGCCTCAAGATGTAGCTCACAAGTTTTTAGTAAGAAAAGGGATAATATGA
- a CDS encoding zinc-binding alcohol dehydrogenase family protein, giving the protein MKAVVLEKPCLANDLKVSEVPKPKIKPGTVLVKIKAFGINRSEIFTRQGFSPSVKLPRIMGIECVGVVEDPGDSNFLKGDKVISMMGGLGRQFDGSYAEYTLIPKNQVYSIQTDLDFTTLAAIPEMYYTAYASLFNALQLKSGETLLIRGGTSSVGIASIQLAKALGVYTIATTRNKSKVELLKQLGADEVIIDEGILNCSKKVDKIQELIGTKTLKDSLKNVKQGRIVCMTGILGGEWEFNSFLPMEDIPSEVYLTSFDSEVIKQQVIDNLLKFIGEHSIKPIISKVFRLNEISHAHELMESNSSNGKIVVEVD; this is encoded by the coding sequence ATGAAGGCAGTTGTATTGGAAAAACCATGTTTGGCTAATGATTTAAAAGTATCAGAAGTTCCAAAACCTAAAATAAAACCTGGAACTGTTTTAGTTAAAATAAAGGCATTTGGTATTAATAGATCTGAAATTTTTACAAGGCAAGGATTTTCACCATCTGTTAAACTTCCAAGAATTATGGGTATTGAATGTGTAGGGGTTGTGGAAGATCCTGGAGATAGCAATTTTTTAAAAGGAGATAAAGTAATATCTATGATGGGTGGTCTTGGTCGTCAATTTGATGGAAGTTATGCTGAGTATACATTAATTCCTAAAAATCAAGTTTATTCAATTCAAACAGATTTGGATTTTACAACTCTTGCAGCTATTCCTGAAATGTATTATACAGCATATGCATCATTATTTAATGCATTGCAACTTAAATCTGGAGAAACTTTGTTAATCCGTGGAGGTACTAGTTCTGTTGGAATAGCAAGTATACAGCTTGCAAAAGCATTAGGAGTTTATACAATAGCTACCACAAGAAACAAGTCTAAAGTTGAGTTACTTAAACAATTAGGGGCTGATGAAGTAATAATTGATGAAGGAATTTTGAATTGTTCTAAGAAGGTTGATAAAATCCAAGAACTTATTGGTACAAAAACTCTTAAGGATTCTCTTAAAAATGTAAAACAAGGGAGGATTGTTTGCATGACTGGAATATTGGGTGGGGAATGGGAATTCAATTCGTTTCTTCCAATGGAAGATATTCCATCTGAAGTCTACTTAACTTCCTTTGATAGTGAAGTAATCAAACAACAAGTTATCGATAATTTATTGAAATTCATAGGCGAACATTCAATTAAACCAATTATCTCAAAAGTTTTTAGATTAAATGAAATATCACATGCACATGAACTAATGGAAAGTAATAGTTCCAATGGAAAAATTGTTGTAGAAGTTGATTAG
- a CDS encoding 4Fe-4S binding protein — MDLQTCLKLLREIKDVAFATVDENNHPQVRIIDVMNVEDDKIYFLTAQGKDFYNQLINTKKVAIVGLTKDYESIRVNGNVHLLDNQKEEIDKIFELNPSMNDVYPGNSRYILQAFCVYEGEVEYFNLVKEPIFRESFSLNNYKIAEKGFLITDECLKCGLCYKNCPQKAIKDNPYKIQQEHCLHCGLCYFNCPNEAIMRIENDNN, encoded by the coding sequence ATGGATTTGCAAACATGTTTGAAATTATTGAGAGAAATAAAAGATGTGGCTTTTGCAACTGTTGATGAAAATAATCATCCTCAGGTTAGAATAATTGATGTAATGAATGTTGAAGATGATAAAATCTATTTTTTAACTGCCCAAGGTAAAGATTTTTACAATCAGCTAATCAATACCAAAAAGGTTGCAATTGTTGGTCTTACTAAAGATTATGAGTCAATCCGTGTTAATGGTAATGTTCATCTTTTAGATAATCAAAAAGAAGAAATAGATAAGATTTTTGAATTAAATCCTTCAATGAATGATGTTTATCCAGGTAACTCAAGGTATATTCTTCAAGCATTTTGTGTTTATGAGGGAGAAGTGGAATACTTCAATTTGGTTAAAGAACCTATTTTTAGAGAAAGCTTTTCGTTAAACAATTACAAAATAGCTGAAAAAGGATTTTTAATAACTGATGAGTGTTTAAAGTGCGGATTATGTTATAAGAATTGCCCTCAAAAAGCAATCAAAGATAATCCATATAAAATCCAACAAGAACATTGTCTCCATTGTGGATTATGTTATTTTAACTGTCCAAATGAAGCTATTATGAGGATAGAAAATGATAATAACTGA
- a CDS encoding ABC transporter ATP-binding protein, with protein MSKIKFENISKKYGDKTVVDDFNMEINEGEFITIIGSSGSGKTTVLKMINGLINPTSGNIYIDGVDISKLNKVDLRRKTGYAIQGNVLFPHLNVEENINFVLNLDKNNSLNVAKDLIKTINLDEDLLERMPYELSGGQQQRVGIARSLAANPDILLMDEPFGAIDEITREQLQDEIKRIHKNKNLTIVFITHDIREALYLADKVIVMNNGKIEQYGTPEEIINNPKTDFVKKLTRRVS; from the coding sequence ATGAGTAAAATAAAATTTGAAAATATTTCCAAAAAATATGGGGATAAAACAGTTGTAGATGATTTTAACATGGAAATTAACGAAGGGGAGTTCATAACAATAATTGGAAGTTCGGGAAGTGGAAAAACTACTGTTCTTAAGATGATCAATGGTTTAATAAATCCTACAAGTGGAAACATCTATATTGATGGGGTGGACATTTCAAAATTAAACAAAGTTGATTTAAGACGTAAAACAGGTTATGCAATTCAGGGAAATGTTCTTTTTCCTCATCTTAATGTTGAAGAGAATATAAACTTTGTTTTGAATTTGGATAAAAATAATTCATTAAATGTAGCTAAGGATTTAATCAAAACAATTAATTTGGATGAAGATCTACTTGAAAGAATGCCCTATGAATTGTCTGGAGGTCAGCAGCAAAGGGTGGGAATTGCAAGATCCCTTGCAGCAAATCCAGATATCCTTCTTATGGACGAACCATTTGGGGCTATTGATGAAATAACAAGAGAGCAGTTACAGGATGAGATAAAAAGGATTCATAAAAATAAAAACTTAACAATAGTTTTCATCACTCACGACATTAGGGAAGCTTTATATTTAGCAGATAAAGTTATAGTGATGAACAATGGAAAAATAGAACAGTATGGCACTCCCGAAGAAATCATTAATAATCCAAAAACAGATTTTGTTAAAAAGTTAACGAGGAGAGTTTCATGA
- a CDS encoding carboxymuconolactone decarboxylase family protein translates to MKGGVFYGKGIRELKEEEPDLYTLAESISNVCYNGQVLDYKTQKLIAIGIEASKSDARAIKQQMISTMQELGATKEEIMDVLRVVLITSGMPAFNKAVKILNSI, encoded by the coding sequence ATGAAAGGTGGAGTTTTCTACGGTAAAGGTATTAGAGAGTTAAAAGAGGAAGAACCAGATTTATACACACTTGCAGAATCAATCAGCAATGTTTGTTATAACGGTCAAGTTCTTGATTATAAAACTCAAAAATTGATAGCTATTGGAATTGAAGCTTCCAAATCAGATGCTAGAGCTATCAAACAGCAAATGATCAGTACCATGCAGGAATTAGGTGCTACAAAAGAAGAGATTATGGATGTTTTAAGAGTGGTTCTCATCACTTCTGGAATGCCTGCTTTCAACAAGGCTGTAAAAATATTAAATAGTATCTAA
- a CDS encoding CPBP family intramembrane glutamic endopeptidase: protein MKQIAKKDFSRIGFSYLTMGILAIVSQIFIAVIVSKFNPEILTNVNITTTISFVCQYIVPFPVLYLLLKKIEKTDIERHSLSLRKFAICFCITFALMYIGNIIGLSITGIIEVFKHTEVINPIVNLINSSSIMVNLILISLIAPIFEEIFFRKFLIDRTIKYGAKISIILSALMFGLFHGNLNQFFYAFFLGGFFACIYIKTGKIIYPIILHMLTNTFGSVVTLAVQSLIESLGNTIFGIGVNIAYFLILAIVLVIGLAYIIKWSRIFGKFKNNIENPLKTSLLNVGMALFILFFVIEIVYTIIV from the coding sequence ATGAAGCAGATTGCAAAGAAAGATTTTTCAAGAATAGGATTTAGTTATTTGACAATGGGAATATTGGCAATCGTTTCGCAAATATTTATAGCAGTCATTGTCTCCAAATTCAATCCGGAGATACTGACCAACGTTAACATAACAACAACCATCAGCTTCGTTTGCCAATATATAGTGCCATTCCCAGTCCTATACCTATTGCTTAAGAAAATAGAAAAAACCGACATTGAAAGGCACAGCCTAAGCTTAAGGAAATTTGCAATATGTTTTTGCATTACCTTCGCATTGATGTATATCGGAAACATTATCGGACTTTCAATAACCGGAATTATTGAAGTATTCAAACATACTGAAGTTATAAATCCGATTGTAAACCTTATAAACAGTTCCAGCATAATGGTAAATCTTATCTTAATATCGTTAATAGCTCCGATTTTTGAGGAAATATTTTTTAGAAAGTTTTTGATAGATAGAACCATAAAATATGGTGCCAAAATCTCAATAATTTTATCTGCACTAATGTTCGGCCTTTTCCATGGGAACTTAAACCAATTCTTCTATGCGTTTTTCCTTGGAGGCTTCTTTGCCTGCATATACATAAAAACAGGAAAGATCATCTATCCCATCATCCTGCATATGCTAACAAACACATTCGGGTCTGTAGTGACATTAGCTGTCCAGTCATTGATTGAATCACTTGGAAACACAATATTTGGAATTGGAGTTAACATTGCCTACTTCCTAATATTGGCAATTGTTCTTGTTATTGGATTGGCCTATATAATAAAATGGAGCAGAATATTTGGAAAATTCAAGAACAACATTGAAAATCCATTGAAAACAAGTTTATTAAATGTAGGGATGGCTCTTTTCATATTATTTTTTGTAATAGAAATAGTATATACTATTATAGTATAA
- a CDS encoding Ig-like domain repeat protein, whose translation MLICALVILLGSIAAISAEDYSVSGNFTNLNNAISHSSAGDVINVEDNITLQNSESSSYGNGIKIDHSITIEGNGHVIDAKSANNKRASVFSISNRANVIIKDLVIMNAFRQSMGGAITVASGCTLTLVNCTFIANEGVNNGGAIYSTGSLTVKGCNFENNTIKQGTAYGGAICVRGANLNVSYTNFTNNYCSNTAGGNDSSNGGAVSYYNGNFIQLSNCNFINNTAHGTKLSTAVGGAVYVIETRLVNITDCNFTGNSVNCERSDYLRGISRGGAIAVYDDKNHKDYFQYVTNCRFIGNHAEDAAGALRSTGFLTINNSYFAQNYLTTPDPDAKLGLNGTFGTAIANDRGGNLYIANTIIENHEAKNNNSYGTVFYHDNADIIFENVTMRNNYASYGGAIYNYNGDKSTFNITDSRFINNTALHGGAIFNAGQVLKINNTDFINNTALLEGGVISSDEVNKTSSTAILEVNNTRFINSTAKTEGGAVYANQGSPIFILNSYFTNSTANAGGAIYSKNNKNIIIDNTTFVYNNAKTNGGAILASNDSVINCSLSTFNDNKANVGGGISASSDSEVNLIECAFNRNSATFDGGAISANESSIINVVNSTLLDNNATHYGGAIAASTKVLVNMSNAVFKNNTALRGGAVYENADSSFIGVNSTFISNHATEYGGAIDGSLNVGIYLYNSTFNKNTVDDDGGAIYANVGSKIHIENTNFTNNSANGAGANSTGGAISGYKNVYIDISNSNFENNSAEYGGAIGGDYNSVIDVTNSTFIKNNASVLGGAISATENVRFNITNSTFDRNAAKKGGAISGDYNSLIDVQKSKFTNNSATTDGGAIAGLENVRVVVSDSVFEENTAVNGGAVSGDKDSFINITESSFENNRVSQNGGAINGAQVTISDSNLTKNKAGENGGAIYSSANSYIGYNNFNNNSALNNGSAIYSSGDKTIVKNTINEEDVEGFSSIYLTNDEYTRNATLTQNTIYTNLIPIYNDGNLIVSPTKLVIINNESYVVPINRTQALWAHLYDDNDNTIGSSSNVIITVWNPEKNFNAKFDRFSLDFDSAIPFKVEKVGIFPVNGYYNNAVFDNQTILPGLISTGNIPTDVVINIPNHKYNQTTRGTVNLTNEYGYNMSGNVTVVIDGTITIIVPIYDGLGYIVVNDTLMVGNHSATVKFAGDDVFLPSNNDTTFNVTKLDTKATITVPNIVEGDNITGTITLVDEYDKNITGNVTVNIANFPPFVVEVINGIANFTLNETLPQGIGYDAHVHFNETEIYNPSVNDTTFTVGKIKTDVSIFIPDHKVDEKVTGVVDLIDANGNRINGTVSVSINGTQYSVTVTNGKGTLLVSGLYAGNYTANVEYPGNSKYYSSANNTVFTVSKHKTPINLTVNQTDKDIIIFVEIPSDINDNVTITVDGKPYVVPVQNGTGKLVLPMLPEGNHTVAVEYVGNYKYLENSTDTTFTVSNGNQGDNGTHSNVSAKDKAMGENVEREMLKTGNPMVLLLLALFVLPIRRILKK comes from the coding sequence GTGCTAATTTGTGCTTTAGTAATCTTATTGGGTTCTATTGCAGCCATTAGTGCAGAAGACTACTCTGTTAGTGGGAATTTTACAAATCTAAATAACGCAATTAGCCATTCGAGCGCTGGCGATGTTATTAATGTGGAAGATAACATAACCTTGCAGAATAGTGAATCAAGTTCATATGGGAATGGAATCAAAATTGATCATTCTATTACAATTGAAGGAAATGGACATGTCATTGATGCAAAAAGTGCAAATAACAAGAGAGCTTCCGTTTTCTCAATTAGCAATAGGGCGAATGTTATTATAAAGGACTTAGTAATTATGAATGCATTTAGACAATCTATGGGTGGGGCCATAACCGTTGCAAGCGGCTGTACTTTGACCCTTGTTAACTGTACTTTCATAGCTAACGAAGGTGTTAATAATGGTGGTGCTATCTATTCGACCGGTTCCTTAACAGTCAAAGGCTGTAATTTTGAGAACAACACCATAAAACAGGGGACTGCTTATGGTGGTGCCATTTGTGTTAGGGGTGCCAATCTAAATGTATCATACACAAACTTTACTAATAACTACTGTAGTAACACCGCAGGAGGCAACGACAGTTCCAACGGAGGAGCTGTTAGTTACTATAACGGTAATTTCATACAGTTAAGCAATTGTAATTTCATTAACAACACTGCTCATGGTACTAAGCTTTCAACAGCTGTTGGCGGTGCAGTCTATGTAATCGAAACCAGATTGGTCAACATTACTGACTGTAACTTTACAGGTAACTCAGTAAACTGTGAAAGAAGTGATTATTTAAGAGGTATTTCACGTGGAGGGGCAATCGCCGTATATGATGACAAGAATCATAAGGACTATTTCCAATATGTGACCAATTGTAGATTCATCGGCAACCATGCCGAAGACGCTGCTGGTGCACTTAGAAGTACTGGTTTTTTAACAATCAATAATTCTTACTTTGCTCAAAATTATTTGACAACACCAGATCCTGATGCAAAATTGGGGCTTAACGGTACATTTGGTACAGCTATTGCAAACGATAGGGGAGGAAACCTTTACATTGCAAATACAATCATTGAAAATCACGAAGCCAAAAACAACAATTCATATGGTACTGTTTTCTATCACGACAACGCAGACATCATTTTCGAAAATGTTACCATGAGAAACAATTATGCAAGTTATGGAGGAGCTATTTATAACTACAACGGTGATAAATCAACATTCAACATCACCGATTCAAGATTTATAAATAATACTGCACTTCACGGAGGAGCAATCTTTAATGCAGGTCAGGTATTGAAAATAAACAATACAGACTTCATTAACAACACCGCTCTTTTGGAAGGAGGAGTTATTTCATCTGATGAAGTTAACAAGACAAGTAGTACAGCAATTTTAGAGGTTAATAACACCAGGTTTATTAACAGTACAGCAAAAACCGAAGGTGGAGCTGTATATGCAAACCAGGGTTCTCCTATTTTCATCTTAAATTCTTACTTCACCAACTCCACTGCAAATGCAGGGGGTGCAATATACTCCAAGAACAACAAAAACATTATTATTGACAACACCACTTTCGTCTATAATAATGCTAAAACTAACGGTGGGGCAATACTTGCTTCAAACGATTCAGTAATTAATTGTTCATTATCTACATTTAATGACAACAAAGCTAATGTTGGTGGTGGTATAAGTGCATCTTCAGATTCTGAGGTTAATTTGATTGAATGTGCTTTTAATAGGAATTCAGCTACCTTTGATGGGGGAGCTATTTCAGCTAATGAAAGTTCCATTATCAATGTCGTTAACTCAACTTTATTGGACAACAACGCAACCCATTACGGAGGAGCTATCGCTGCATCCACTAAAGTATTGGTTAACATGTCCAATGCTGTATTTAAAAACAACACTGCCCTACGTGGAGGGGCGGTCTATGAAAATGCAGATTCAAGTTTCATTGGCGTCAATTCCACTTTCATCTCAAACCATGCAACCGAGTATGGTGGAGCTATTGATGGATCTTTAAATGTAGGGATATACCTTTACAATTCCACATTTAACAAGAATACTGTCGATGATGACGGTGGAGCAATCTATGCCAATGTAGGATCTAAAATTCACATAGAAAACACCAACTTCACTAACAACAGCGCAAATGGTGCAGGTGCAAATAGTACTGGTGGAGCTATTTCAGGTTATAAAAATGTCTATATAGATATTTCCAATTCCAATTTTGAAAATAATAGTGCAGAATACGGTGGTGCGATTGGAGGGGATTACAACTCAGTAATCGACGTCACCAATTCCACTTTTATTAAAAACAATGCATCTGTTTTGGGAGGAGCTATTTCAGCTACTGAAAATGTTAGGTTTAACATTACTAACTCTACCTTCGATAGGAACGCCGCCAAAAAGGGTGGTGCAATAAGTGGAGACTACAACTCCCTCATTGACGTGCAGAAGTCCAAATTCACAAACAACTCCGCAACAACTGATGGCGGAGCCATTGCAGGACTTGAAAACGTAAGGGTTGTAGTTTCCGATTCAGTATTTGAAGAAAATACTGCTGTCAACGGTGGAGCGGTCAGCGGTGATAAGGATTCATTCATTAACATAACCGAATCTAGCTTTGAAAACAACAGAGTATCACAAAACGGTGGAGCAATTAACGGAGCTCAGGTTACCATTAGCGATTCTAATTTAACTAAAAACAAAGCTGGAGAAAACGGTGGGGCCATTTATAGTTCAGCTAATTCTTATATTGGCTACAACAATTTTAATAATAATTCCGCATTAAATAATGGGTCTGCAATTTATTCCAGCGGAGACAAAACAATAGTTAAAAATACTATCAACGAAGAGGACGTTGAAGGGTTCTCTTCAATCTATCTTACAAATGACGAATATACTAGAAACGCTACTCTGACTCAAAACACCATATATACCAATCTGATTCCGATTTACAATGATGGAAACCTGATTGTAAGTCCTACAAAGCTGGTGATTATCAACAATGAATCATACGTTGTGCCGATCAACAGAACTCAAGCCCTTTGGGCACATTTATATGATGACAATGACAACACAATAGGATCCAGTTCAAACGTAATCATTACAGTATGGAATCCTGAGAAAAACTTCAATGCTAAGTTTGACAGATTTTCATTGGATTTCGATTCAGCTATTCCATTTAAGGTGGAAAAGGTTGGAATATTCCCAGTTAACGGATACTATAACAATGCTGTGTTTGATAACCAAACAATATTGCCTGGTTTAATTTCTACAGGCAATATTCCTACTGATGTAGTTATTAACATACCTAATCACAAATACAACCAAACTACCAGAGGTACAGTAAATCTGACCAATGAATACGGTTACAACATGTCTGGTAACGTGACTGTTGTTATTGACGGAACCATAACAATAATTGTTCCTATCTATGATGGGCTTGGATATATTGTAGTAAATGATACTTTGATGGTTGGAAATCACTCTGCTACTGTTAAGTTCGCAGGTGATGACGTATTCTTGCCTTCCAACAATGATACAACATTTAATGTAACTAAATTGGATACAAAAGCTACAATTACTGTTCCCAATATAGTTGAAGGGGACAATATAACCGGTACTATTACCTTGGTCGATGAATATGACAAAAACATAACTGGAAATGTTACAGTTAATATTGCTAACTTCCCTCCTTTTGTTGTGGAAGTTATAAACGGTATAGCTAACTTTACTCTCAATGAAACATTGCCTCAGGGCATTGGTTACGATGCACATGTTCATTTCAATGAAACCGAAATCTACAACCCCTCTGTAAACGACACAACATTTACAGTCGGCAAGATAAAAACTGACGTATCAATATTCATCCCAGATCACAAGGTGGATGAAAAGGTTACTGGTGTTGTTGACCTAATAGATGCAAATGGAAACAGGATTAACGGAACAGTTTCCGTATCTATCAATGGAACACAATACAGCGTAACAGTAACAAACGGAAAAGGAACACTTTTAGTAAGTGGCCTATATGCAGGAAATTACACAGCTAATGTGGAATATCCTGGAAACAGCAAATACTATTCATCTGCAAACAATACAGTATTTACTGTTTCAAAACACAAAACCCCGATTAACCTAACAGTTAATCAAACTGATAAAGACATTATTATATTTGTAGAAATTCCTTCAGACATTAATGATAATGTAACAATCACTGTAGACGGAAAACCTTATGTTGTTCCTGTTCAAAACGGAACCGGAAAACTCGTTCTTCCAATGCTTCCTGAGGGAAACCATACGGTGGCTGTTGAGTATGTAGGAAATTATAAATATTTAGAAAACAGTACAGACACTACTTTTACTGTTTCAAATGGAAATCAAGGGGATAATGGTACACATAGCAATGTTTCAGCAAAAGACAAAGCTATGGGAGAGAATGTTGAACGTGAAATGTTAAAAACAGGTAATCCAATGGTTCTATTGCTATTGGCTTTATTTGTTTTACCAATAAGAAGAATACTTAAAAAATAG
- a CDS encoding MFS transporter translates to MKKFVFGRLKSKNKRKYLRMVGIMRDKLSIIIFLLAFGTFGILTTEMGFVGILQLVATKFNVSVGQASLFVSLFALGVAIAGIIMPLIFSKFNYKKSLLLVLLIFVISNILSIFVTDFNLALIIRVIPAFFHPIFCSFALTLAADLVNPDESLKAVSRVIMGVSAGMVLGVPIINFLAFNGSYQIAMLFMAIINAISFIGLLIFMPSIEPKESISYGDQVSVIKKPVFLLSILGVVFLTAGLYSVYSFISVYLSDVSHIVGFVLTFALFLYGLTSIIGNYIGGHLLSFKPIKTVFAFPFVLSAIYLLIFGFNQFVVVMLIIIAIWGVIAGLGNNIQQYWIVSSAPEAPEFANGIFLSSGNVGITIGTGLSSMLIAGIGIDYILFGGIFWLILALISVVIRNIFNKRLHNTNQSY, encoded by the coding sequence ATGAAGAAATTTGTATTTGGAAGACTTAAATCAAAAAATAAAAGAAAATATTTAAGAATGGTTGGTATAATGAGAGATAAATTGAGTATTATTATTTTTTTATTAGCTTTTGGTACATTTGGTATTTTAACTACTGAAATGGGTTTTGTAGGAATATTGCAATTAGTTGCAACAAAATTCAATGTATCTGTAGGTCAGGCTAGTCTTTTTGTAAGCTTATTTGCATTGGGAGTAGCTATTGCAGGAATTATAATGCCATTAATCTTTTCTAAATTTAATTATAAAAAATCTCTGCTTTTGGTTTTGTTAATTTTTGTTATTTCCAATATTTTATCAATATTTGTAACAGATTTTAATTTAGCTTTAATAATTAGGGTTATTCCTGCTTTTTTTCATCCGATATTTTGTTCATTTGCACTTACTTTGGCTGCTGATTTAGTTAATCCTGATGAATCATTAAAAGCAGTTTCAAGAGTAATAATGGGTGTTTCTGCAGGAATGGTTCTAGGAGTGCCTATTATTAACTTTTTAGCATTTAATGGATCTTATCAAATTGCAATGTTGTTTATGGCTATAATTAATGCAATATCATTTATAGGATTGCTTATTTTCATGCCATCTATAGAACCAAAAGAATCAATTTCTTATGGTGATCAGGTATCTGTAATTAAAAAACCAGTATTTTTATTATCTATTTTAGGAGTAGTATTTTTAACTGCAGGTCTTTATAGTGTTTATAGTTTTATTTCCGTTTATTTAAGCGATGTAAGTCATATTGTTGGATTTGTTTTAACATTTGCACTATTTTTATATGGCCTTACAAGCATTATTGGAAATTATATTGGTGGTCATTTGCTATCTTTCAAACCAATTAAAACAGTTTTTGCATTTCCTTTTGTATTATCTGCAATTTATCTATTGATTTTTGGATTTAATCAATTCGTTGTAGTTATGTTAATAATTATAGCAATTTGGGGAGTTATTGCAGGACTTGGGAATAATATCCAACAGTATTGGATTGTATCATCAGCACCTGAAGCACCGGAATTTGCAAATGGAATATTTTTATCAAGCGGAAATGTAGGTATAACTATAGGGACTGGATTAAGTAGTATGTTAATTGCAGGTATTGGAATTGATTATATATTATTTGGAGGTATTTTTTGGTTAATATTGGCACTTATAAGTGTGGTGATTAGAAATATTTTCAATAAAAGGTTACATAATACAAATCAATCCTACTAA